From a single Mobula birostris isolate sMobBir1 chromosome 13, sMobBir1.hap1, whole genome shotgun sequence genomic region:
- the LOC140208295 gene encoding probable G-protein coupled receptor 139 produces MLETFYRVRKIYYLIVSVIGVPVNLVAIVILSRGKCGLSTCTTCYLVAMATADLLTIIFQVILWRVSYYYFPGTFLDITPVCSVITVVREAATDCSVWFTVSFTFDRFVAICCQKQKLKYCTGKNAAVVLTTTGVLFGVKNVPHFFRYRPVKVIDNIPWDCIRKPSYYTDPGWVGFRWFSYVLMPLLPFALILLFNALTVRHILLTSRVRKGLRGQSKAENRSDPEMESRRRSVILLLTISGSFIILWSVRVAEFLFNTIAGLDQNNYNDSEYIFEHTADMLLVLSCCTNTFIYGITQSKFREQFIGAAKYPLTSILQLINKQSI; encoded by the coding sequence tgaatttagtggcgattgtgatcctgtcccgaggaaagtgcggcctctccacctgcaccacttgctacctggtggccatggcaacggCGGATCTACTAACCATCATCTTTCAGGTCATATTATGGCGGGTcagttattattacttccccgggactttcctggacatcaccccgGTGTGCAGTGTGATCACTGTTGTGAGGGAGGCAGCCactgactgttctgtctggttcactgtcagttttacgtttgatcggtttgtcgccatctgtTGTCAGAAGCAAAAATTGAAATATTGCACCGGAAAAAATGCtgctgtggttctgacaacaactgGCGTCCTGTTCGGTGTTAAGAATGTGCCCCACTTCTTTCGATATCGTCCTGTGAAAGTGATCGacaatataccctgggactgtattcgaAAGCCAAGCTACTATACGGACCCTGGGTGGGTGGGATTTAGATGGTTCTCTTACGTTCTAATGCCATTACTCCCATTTGCGTTGATACTGTTGTttaacgctctgacagtcagacacattttgctgaccagtcgcgtccgtaaggggctgaggggtcagagtaaggcggagaaccgcagtgacccggagatggagagcaggaggaggtctgtgatcttacttctcaccatctccggcagcttcatcatcctgtggtcggtgagaGTTGCCGAATTCCTTTTCAACACTATCgccggattggatcagaataatTACAATGATTCGGAATACATATTTGAACATACTGCAGACATGTTGCTGgtattaagttgctgcacaaacactttTATTTACGGAATAACTCAGAgcaagttcagagagcagttcatcgGCGCAGCAAAGTATCCACTCACGTCAATTCTTCAACTTATTAATAAACAAAGCATTTAA